In Bos javanicus breed banteng chromosome 2, ARS-OSU_banteng_1.0, whole genome shotgun sequence, the following proteins share a genomic window:
- the ARPC2 gene encoding actin-related protein 2/3 complex subunit 2, translating into MILLEVNNRIIEETLALKFENAAAGNKPEAVEVTFADFDGVLYHISNPNGDKTKVMVSISLKFYKELQAHGADELLKRVYGSYLVNPESGYNVSLLYDLENLPASKDSIVHQAGMLKRNCFASVFEKYFQFQEEGKEGENRAVIHYRDDETMYVESKKDRVTVVFSTVFKDDDDVVIGKVFMQEFKEGRRASHTAPQVLFSHREPPLELKDTDAAVGDNIGYITFVLFPRHTNASARDNTINLIHTFRDYLHYHIKCSKAYIHTRMRAKTSDFLKVLNRARPDAEKKEMKTITGKTFSSR; encoded by the exons ATGATCCTGCTGGAGGTGAACAACCGCATCATCGAGGAGACGCTCGCGCTCAAGTTCGAGAACGCGGCCGCCGG aAACAAACCAGAAGCTGTAGAAGTAACATTTGCAG ATTTTGATGGAGTCCTCTatcatatttcaaatcctaatggAGATAAAACAAAAGTGATGGTCagtatttctttgaaattctACAAGGAACTTCAGGCACATGGTGCTGATGAG ttATTAAAGAGGGTGTACGGAAGTTACTTGGTAAATCCAGAATCAG gatacAATGTCTCTTTGCTATACGACCTTGAAAATCTGCCTGCATCCAAGGATTCCATCGTGCATCAGGCTGGCATGTTGAAACGAAACTGTTTTGCCTCTGTCTTTGAGAAATACTTCCAGTTCCAAGAAGAGGGCAAGGAAGGAGAGAACAGGGCAGTTATCCATTATAGGGATGATGAGACCAT GTATGTTGAGTCAAAAAAAGACAGAGTCACAGTAGTCTTCAGCACAGTGTTTAAGGATGACGACGATGTGGTCATTGGAAAGGTGTTCATGCAG GAGTTCAAAGAAGGACGCAGAGCCAGCCACACAGCCCCACAGGTCCTCTTCAGCCACAGGGAACCTCCCTTAGAGCTGAAAGATACCGATGCTGCCGTGGGTGACAACATTGGCTACATTACCTTCG TGCTGTTCCCTCGCCACACCAACGCCAGTGCTCGAGACAACACCATCAACCTGATCCACACGTTCCGGGACTACCTGCACTACCACATCAAGTGCTCGAAG GCCTATATTCACACACGTATGCGGGCAAAAACATCCGACTTCCTCAAGGTGCTGAACCGTGCACGCCCAGATGccgagaaaaaggaaatgaaaacaatcac